A window of Vigna unguiculata cultivar IT97K-499-35 unplaced genomic scaffold, ASM411807v1 contig_477, whole genome shotgun sequence genomic DNA:
CATATAATACCAGGTCAAATGCAAATTGTTCACTATCATATACATAACAAGATGCCTGAATCAGAAAGAACCTACCTGagttattttattactaagtgGTATTGTTAGTTTCTTAATGTTATTTGTCTCAAATAGCAATTAAATTCCATATTCCATACTATAATGTCTGGATTTGTAACACGGTTACACTAGATCACCATGACAAAGTGCAAAGGTGACAAGTGTGTGGATAGGTGGCCATACTAGTGTATTACCAATAACTGCAGCCTATATATCAAATCATGATCCCACTCATCCAAGCCTAGTTCACcccaaattataaaacaaacaaGTATGCAATGTCCTACAAACAAGTACCAATCAATCAGCATACATTGCAGTTATAAATTTGCAAATCAAATAACTCGGGACTAATCACAAACATCACATACCTAGGCTTTACAACCTTACTAAGCTTTTCAGTTAAATTTGCAATCATAGCTGCAGTATCCTTCTCTGATGTCGTCATGTAATCTTTGAGCTTTGATAACCGCTCATTTATTTCCCCCACCAGCACTTCTTTGTCCGCCTTCATCATAGCCTCCAACTTTAATAATTCTTCCTTCTTTTCCTTCAATTCCTTCCTTTCCCTATCCAGCTCCTTCATTGCTCCAGTCtctgaaaaaaaaacacaaaaaatagtagcaaataaaaaaaaattaattcctcttgttgtttataaaaataaaaataaataaattaccttTTAACATATCatcatttttttccttcaaaGCTTCTATGACTTTGAAATACTGAGCATAAATGGATTCAATCCTCTCTTCAAAGACCTTCATCTGCACATTCATGGACAAGTCATGACCTTCCAATCTCCTTTGAAGAGCATTTATACGATCACTGCACTCTTTCAGCTGAGTTTTAAGATTATCATATTCCATGCCTGTCTGGCTTCTGAGTCCGTTGCAATCCCTCACACAACACCTCACTGTTTCAGGGGACGAAAACGAAAATCAAGagacgaaaaacataattaacccttatttcaattatttctcCTTACACATCATCCTTATCAGccattattttttctaaattaatccGAATTCAATTTTCTAATACAATACATACATTACCAAACCAAATCAGCAGCAGCCACCAATTGAGCAGCAGCAACACACAGCAACAAcgaaataaatttcaaacagTAAACCAATTCAGCAGAGCAGCAGCAACA
This region includes:
- the LOC114172035 gene encoding centromere protein F-like isoform X1, with product MRTHEGTTKEGKEKGAVTPLNQRPDGAATRSDRNCDVDERSYGVEVRCCVRDCNGLRSQTGMEYDNLKTQLKECSDRINALQRRLEGHDLSMNVQMKVFEERIESIYAQYFKVIEALKEKNDDMLKETGAMKELDRERKELKEKKEELLKLEAMMKADKEVLVGEINERLSKLKDYMTTSEKDTAAMIANLTEKLSKVVKPSFQF
- the LOC114172035 gene encoding centromere protein F-like isoform X2; this translates as MRTHEGTTKEGKEKGAVTPLNQRPDGAATRSDRNCDVDERSYGVEVRCCVRDCNGLRSQTGMEYDNLKTQLKECSDRINALQRRLEGHDLSMNVQMKVFEERIESIYAQYFKVIEALKEKNDDMLKETGAMKELDRERKELKEKKEELLKLEAMMKADKEVLVGEINERLSKLKDYMTTSEKDTAAMIANLTEKLSKVVKPS